One Prodigiosinella aquatilis DNA window includes the following coding sequences:
- a CDS encoding DsbA family protein: MKKLAIALMLISTPLWAAPPFTPAQEARIKVLIKETLIENPSILAQAADAYNQQAEQQQQNEVKQIISQNKDALYNDSGSPHIGASKPKLTLVLFTDYNCPYCKQFDPYMEKIIKAHPEVEVVFKFLPFRAASSLTSARDALTVWETQPDRFLAFNDRLMAKKGYHDDASIKAAEKTVGVTVNEPSKRSLETIKTNLALANKLRIQGTPAILIGDTMLSGYVPYDQFEKMVETELAKVEK, from the coding sequence ATGAAAAAACTCGCTATTGCTTTAATGCTGATCTCTACCCCTCTCTGGGCTGCGCCACCTTTTACGCCAGCACAGGAAGCCAGAATCAAAGTGCTAATCAAAGAAACCCTGATAGAGAACCCGAGCATCTTGGCGCAGGCAGCTGACGCCTATAACCAGCAGGCTGAGCAACAACAACAGAACGAAGTGAAGCAGATTATCAGCCAGAATAAAGATGCTCTCTACAATGATTCTGGCTCTCCACATATTGGCGCCAGCAAACCCAAACTGACACTGGTGCTATTTACTGATTATAACTGCCCGTACTGCAAGCAGTTCGATCCGTATATGGAGAAGATTATAAAGGCGCATCCGGAGGTGGAAGTGGTGTTTAAATTTTTGCCGTTTCGTGCCGCAAGTTCGCTTACCTCGGCCAGGGATGCGCTTACCGTATGGGAGACACAGCCGGATCGCTTCCTTGCCTTTAACGACCGCTTAATGGCCAAAAAGGGTTATCATGATGACGCCAGTATTAAAGCTGCCGAGAAGACTGTGGGCGTGACGGTCAATGAACCAAGCAAAAGAAGTCTGGAAACCATCAAAACGAATCTCGCCCTGGCCAATAAACTGAGGATTCAGGGAACACCGGCAATATTGATTGGCGACACTATGCTGTCAGGTTACGTTCCTTATGATCAGTTTGAGAAAATGGTAGAAACAGAATTAGCAAAAGTAGAAAAGTAA
- a CDS encoding 3-keto-5-aminohexanoate cleavage protein: MKKLIITAAVNGGITPRSKNPSVPYSPDEIAESVYQCWLAGASVAHVHARNIEGKPSYEFKIWKDIVERIRSRCDIIINLSTSGLNLPKTSPIEQAWNHLVLKPEIASFNCGSVNHGDKPFINPPSLARKLAHDMTINNVTPEIEIYHSGVINEALTLFKEGFLHKPMLFAFAMGIHGGVTATCKNLLNLIDNLPSESIWSAIGIGQAQLPINIHTILLGGHVRTGLEDNVYYHKGELATGSAQLVERIVRLSHEIGREVATPSEAREILGLNSKGQRNE; this comes from the coding sequence ATGAAAAAACTTATCATCACTGCAGCTGTGAATGGTGGTATAACGCCCCGCAGCAAAAATCCTTCAGTTCCTTATTCTCCCGATGAAATTGCGGAGTCGGTTTATCAATGTTGGCTAGCGGGGGCTTCTGTTGCACATGTCCATGCTCGGAATATTGAAGGAAAACCAAGTTATGAATTTAAAATCTGGAAGGATATTGTAGAGCGCATTCGTTCACGTTGCGACATCATCATAAATTTAAGCACGTCAGGACTTAATCTTCCTAAAACCTCCCCTATTGAACAGGCATGGAATCATTTGGTTCTTAAACCAGAAATAGCCTCTTTTAATTGTGGCTCCGTTAATCATGGCGACAAACCATTTATTAATCCTCCTTCTCTTGCCAGAAAGTTAGCACATGACATGACAATTAATAATGTTACTCCAGAAATAGAAATTTATCATTCTGGCGTAATTAATGAAGCATTAACGCTATTTAAAGAAGGGTTTCTACATAAGCCAATGTTATTTGCTTTTGCAATGGGAATTCACGGCGGCGTGACGGCAACATGTAAGAATTTATTGAATTTAATTGATAATCTACCAAGTGAAAGTATATGGTCAGCAATTGGAATTGGTCAAGCTCAATTGCCTATAAATATACATACTATTCTTCTCGGTGGACATGTGCGAACGGGGCTTGAAGATAACGTCTATTACCATAAAGGTGAGTTGGCAACGGGAAGTGCTCAATTAGTAGAACGAATTGTTCGTTTATCTCATGAAATTGGACGAGAGGTAGCCACTCCCTCGGAGGCAAGAGAAATATTAGGGCTGAATTCAAAAGGACAAAGAAATGAGTAA
- the hemB gene encoding porphobilinogen synthase produces the protein MSNSLSLTYRPRRLRRNPQLRELVQENLIHLSDLIQPIFIDESIDKAQPIEMLPGIMRLPEASLPGEIAALYELGIRYVMPFGISSHKDFQGSDTWSDNGLLARMIRTIKQNCSDMIVIPDICFCEYTTHGHCGVVVDGEVDNDLTVMNLVKQSLTAAWAGADMLAPSSMMDGQVGAIRTALDAAGFSNVAILAHAIKFSSAFYGPFRSAVDCELTGDRHGYQADIANGRQAMVEARLDEEQGADILMVKPGTPYLDVLSRLRQRTDLPLAIYQVGGEYAAIKFAALAGALDEKRTVLETMMGFKRAGADMIVSYYARQVAYWLQESTDCGGFKI, from the coding sequence ATGAGTAATTCATTATCCCTTACCTACCGGCCCAGACGTTTGCGGCGTAATCCTCAATTGCGCGAACTTGTACAAGAAAATTTAATTCACTTAAGTGATCTCATTCAGCCAATTTTCATCGACGAAAGTATTGATAAAGCGCAACCGATAGAAATGTTACCGGGGATCATGCGGTTGCCAGAGGCATCGTTACCTGGAGAAATTGCAGCACTTTATGAACTTGGGATCCGTTACGTCATGCCATTTGGTATTTCGAGTCACAAAGACTTTCAAGGGAGTGATACCTGGTCTGATAACGGCTTACTGGCACGAATGATTCGGACAATCAAGCAAAACTGTTCAGATATGATTGTAATACCCGATATCTGTTTTTGCGAATACACAACACACGGCCACTGTGGGGTTGTCGTTGACGGAGAAGTCGATAATGACCTGACGGTTATGAATTTGGTTAAACAGTCACTCACTGCAGCTTGGGCGGGTGCTGACATGTTAGCGCCTTCATCAATGATGGATGGCCAAGTAGGGGCCATTCGAACGGCACTTGACGCCGCTGGCTTTTCTAACGTTGCCATCCTTGCTCATGCAATTAAATTTTCATCAGCATTTTATGGTCCATTTCGCAGCGCTGTAGATTGTGAGTTAACCGGAGATCGGCATGGATATCAGGCGGATATTGCGAATGGAAGGCAAGCAATGGTTGAAGCACGCCTGGACGAGGAGCAAGGCGCTGACATTTTAATGGTAAAACCCGGAACACCTTATTTGGATGTGTTAAGCCGCCTCCGTCAGAGAACTGATTTGCCTTTGGCGATTTATCAAGTGGGTGGTGAATATGCGGCAATAAAGTTTGCCGCGCTCGCCGGGGCTCTGGATGAAAAACGTACTGTGTTGGAAACAATGATGGGTTTTAAGCGTGCCGGTGCGGACATGATAGTGAGTTACTACGCTCGGCAAGTGGCATATTGGCTGCAAGAGAGTACTGATTGTGGGGGATTTAAAATATGA
- a CDS encoding dienelactone hydrolase family protein, whose product MKKLESYFKDKPYPVECRGASAESAAKFIILLHGRRQSSDDIYQIANRVSNDNIAWIIPLAPEKTWYPRGFLRDMNDNQPFADKAIHCIDEIINYLIHRNISSKNIWIVGFSQGACIGSQYLAHIRRSIGGALLFTGGLFGPKVDLSFIDNDELEKVPILLTGSNTDSWVPAYRVIESANYFRKLGANVRVEIFDQREHVVSEKEINIAREWLKSMPI is encoded by the coding sequence ATGAAAAAATTAGAGTCATATTTCAAAGATAAACCATATCCAGTTGAATGCAGAGGTGCTTCAGCTGAAAGTGCTGCTAAATTTATTATTTTATTACACGGTCGTCGCCAATCTTCCGATGATATTTATCAAATAGCAAATCGTGTAAGCAATGATAATATCGCTTGGATCATACCACTTGCACCAGAAAAAACCTGGTACCCAAGAGGTTTTTTAAGAGATATGAATGATAATCAGCCTTTTGCTGATAAAGCTATTCACTGTATAGATGAAATTATTAATTATTTAATTCACCGGAATATTTCTTCTAAAAATATTTGGATTGTTGGTTTTTCACAGGGAGCGTGCATTGGAAGTCAATATCTTGCACATATTAGACGAAGCATTGGTGGGGCCTTATTGTTTACTGGTGGTCTATTTGGGCCGAAAGTCGATTTATCATTCATTGATAATGATGAACTGGAGAAAGTACCCATTCTTCTCACAGGAAGTAATACTGATAGCTGGGTTCCTGCTTATCGGGTTATTGAGTCTGCCAATTATTTTAGAAAGTTAGGAGCAAATGTCAGGGTAGAAATATTTGACCAACGTGAACATGTAGTCTCGGAGAAAGAAATAAACATTGCTAGAGAATGGTTGAAGTCAATGCCAATATAA
- the pcaF gene encoding 3-oxoadipyl-CoA thiolase, translating to MSDAYICDYARTPIGKYAGILSSFRTDDLAAIPLETLRTRHQDIDWQCLDDVLLGCANQAGEDNRNVARMSLLLAGFHLSIPGTTINRLCGSGMDALAMAARYIKAGEGHLLLAGGVESMSRAPLVMPKATKAFSRQAETYDTTIGWRFINPKMKLMYGVDAMPETAENVAEKFRISRDSQDDFAFCSQKKYATAATAGFFDEEIVGVNVEISRKESRLVSSDEHPRVSTIENLQRLAAPFRKSHGTVTAGNASGVNDGSAALLLTSQEGLIRHNLKPRARIVASACSGVEPRIMGMGPVPAVHKVLKLAGLTLQEMDVLEINEAFAAQALAVINELKLDVQDSRINPNGGAIALGHPLGMSGARLIGTAVNQLHRIGGRFALCTMCIGVGQGIAMIVERC from the coding sequence ATGAGTGATGCTTATATTTGTGACTATGCGCGCACGCCTATTGGAAAATATGCTGGGATATTATCTTCTTTCCGTACAGATGACTTGGCTGCAATTCCATTGGAAACATTACGAACACGCCATCAAGATATTGACTGGCAATGTCTTGATGATGTCCTCTTGGGTTGCGCGAATCAGGCCGGGGAAGATAATCGTAATGTTGCTCGTATGAGCCTACTTCTGGCTGGGTTCCACCTCAGCATTCCGGGTACAACAATTAATCGTCTTTGTGGGTCTGGCATGGATGCTCTGGCGATGGCTGCTCGGTATATCAAGGCCGGTGAAGGACATCTGTTGCTTGCAGGTGGCGTTGAATCAATGTCTAGAGCGCCACTGGTAATGCCAAAGGCAACTAAAGCATTTTCCCGTCAAGCAGAAACATATGATACGACGATTGGCTGGCGCTTTATCAATCCTAAAATGAAATTGATGTATGGTGTGGACGCGATGCCTGAAACTGCTGAGAATGTAGCCGAGAAATTTAGGATTAGTCGCGATTCCCAAGATGATTTTGCATTCTGTAGTCAGAAAAAATATGCCACTGCCGCTACTGCGGGTTTCTTCGATGAAGAAATCGTTGGAGTAAACGTCGAAATCTCGCGTAAAGAATCCCGGCTAGTAAGCAGTGATGAGCATCCTCGAGTTTCTACGATAGAAAACCTGCAACGTTTAGCTGCGCCATTTCGCAAAAGCCATGGCACTGTCACAGCGGGTAATGCGTCAGGTGTAAATGATGGTTCCGCTGCATTACTGCTTACCTCGCAAGAAGGGTTGATCAGGCATAATTTGAAACCGCGTGCACGCATTGTGGCCAGCGCCTGTTCCGGCGTGGAACCTCGGATTATGGGAATGGGACCCGTACCTGCCGTTCACAAAGTCTTGAAGCTTGCAGGATTAACACTCCAGGAGATGGATGTGCTGGAGATAAACGAGGCATTTGCAGCGCAGGCATTAGCGGTCATCAATGAGCTGAAATTGGATGTTCAGGACTCAAGGATCAATCCTAATGGCGGAGCCATTGCATTAGGACATCCTCTTGGCATGAGTGGTGCCAGACTCATTGGAACGGCTGTTAATCAGCTTCATCGTATTGGTGGCCGATTTGCACTGTGTACGATGTGTATCGGCGTAGGACAAGGTATCGCTATGATTGTGGAACGCTGTTAA
- a CDS encoding DMT family transporter — protein MKTSRVATINHYLLLVIISTFLQGSSFVSTKIVMSDVPPLWTAAARFFVAALTLCPFVFLLMRRQQLKLRDLPWVQLFLIGSLQTTGVMAFLNIGLLSTSPSTAAILMASNPLLVVPLAWIFLGERSSMLALVGLLIAFIGVIICIGISHSGNGINYGDGLVMLASGCWACSTVLNKKFDFTLSPWIVTFWQMLLGALVLAIVAIVSKQHPTLPSTPYKWGMFFWLAIPASTGAMGLWFAALKIGGSVQTSGFLFLCPLFAALIAFALTRQTPALHEVIGGVLIGVGLYIMSRWRYASEKEGAKQKKALEEIND, from the coding sequence ATGAAAACATCTCGAGTGGCAACGATAAACCACTATCTTCTATTAGTAATCATATCCACTTTTCTACAAGGTTCCTCTTTCGTAAGCACCAAGATAGTTATGAGCGATGTCCCACCACTCTGGACAGCCGCTGCTCGTTTCTTTGTTGCGGCTCTAACGTTATGCCCTTTTGTCTTTTTACTGATGCGCCGCCAACAACTAAAGTTACGTGATCTACCTTGGGTACAGCTTTTCTTAATTGGATCGTTACAGACAACGGGTGTTATGGCATTCCTGAACATTGGATTACTGTCTACGTCTCCCTCTACTGCTGCGATTTTAATGGCAAGCAATCCCTTATTAGTCGTTCCGCTGGCATGGATTTTTCTGGGTGAGCGGTCATCAATGCTGGCGTTGGTTGGATTACTTATCGCTTTTATAGGCGTGATAATTTGTATCGGTATCAGCCATTCCGGAAATGGTATTAATTATGGTGACGGGCTGGTCATGTTGGCATCAGGGTGTTGGGCATGCTCCACGGTGCTTAATAAAAAGTTTGATTTTACCCTTTCACCATGGATAGTAACATTTTGGCAGATGTTGCTTGGAGCCTTGGTTTTGGCAATTGTTGCCATAGTAAGTAAACAACATCCCACGCTGCCTTCCACACCTTATAAATGGGGAATGTTTTTTTGGTTGGCCATCCCAGCTTCAACAGGAGCAATGGGATTATGGTTCGCGGCCCTGAAAATTGGCGGCTCTGTACAAACCAGCGGTTTTTTGTTCCTGTGTCCATTATTTGCTGCATTAATCGCTTTCGCATTGACACGGCAAACCCCAGCGCTGCACGAAGTTATTGGTGGCGTACTAATTGGCGTTGGACTGTATATTATGTCTCGCTGGCGCTATGCCAGCGAGAAAGAGGGGGCCAAACAGAAAAAAGCATTAGAGGAAATAAACGATTAA
- a CDS encoding helix-turn-helix transcriptional regulator → MNVNQTLSPDLDEWINAQNPIVSMSKEYPAGHNITLHQHSRGQLVYGCSGMMELRTRDEYWMLPPLRGVWIPPQVDHAMVARTAVSLRTLYVNIKAFSIALPLHPMGINVSPLLRELLAQASKFHLNYPPESFESRLLSLTLEEMQRSAENGLRLPMGRDKRLRSICDALFAHPGDPRSLSEWANEVGATTRTLTRLFQNETGMPFVHWRQQLRIVDAIPRLIAGERISQIADSLGYNSQGAFTVMFKRVTGKVPSDYFS, encoded by the coding sequence ATGAACGTTAACCAAACTCTCAGCCCCGATCTGGACGAGTGGATCAATGCGCAAAATCCTATCGTTTCTATGTCTAAAGAGTATCCAGCGGGCCACAACATTACCTTGCATCAGCACAGCCGTGGACAACTGGTTTATGGCTGCTCCGGGATGATGGAACTGCGCACCCGAGATGAGTATTGGATGCTTCCTCCCCTTCGTGGCGTCTGGATACCACCACAGGTGGATCATGCTATGGTCGCCCGAACTGCGGTATCTTTGCGTACCCTTTATGTCAATATCAAGGCGTTTTCTATTGCCTTGCCGCTTCATCCGATGGGCATTAATGTGTCACCTCTATTACGAGAGTTGCTCGCTCAGGCCTCAAAATTTCATTTAAATTATCCACCAGAAAGTTTTGAATCACGTTTACTTTCATTAACTTTGGAGGAAATGCAACGTTCCGCCGAGAATGGTCTTCGATTACCCATGGGTCGAGACAAACGGCTACGCAGCATCTGTGATGCGCTTTTTGCGCATCCAGGTGATCCACGTTCCTTATCCGAGTGGGCAAATGAGGTTGGTGCAACAACTCGGACACTCACGCGATTATTTCAAAATGAGACGGGAATGCCATTTGTCCATTGGCGTCAGCAGTTACGTATTGTCGATGCAATTCCAAGGCTCATTGCAGGCGAACGCATTAGCCAAATTGCCGATAGTTTAGGTTACAACTCCCAAGGGGCTTTTACCGTGATGTTTAAGCGAGTGACGGGCAAAGTGCCCAGTGATTATTTTAGTTGA
- a CDS encoding NAD(P)/FAD-dependent oxidoreductase yields MEQFDVVVIGAGAAGLFCASQAGQRGLRVLLVDNGKKPGRKILMSGGGRCNFTNVHTEPAAYLSHNPHFCKSALARYTQWDFIDLVNRHGIAYHEKTLGQLFCDDSAQQIVDMLMKECEYGNVTLRLRSEVLSVEKQQQFQVQLTQEMVQTPALVIASGGLSMPGLGASPFGYQLAQQFGINVLPTRAALVPFTLHKPLLEQLQTLSGVSVPAIVTAENGTSFRENILFTHRGLSGPAILQLSSYWQAGEFVTINLLPSIDLAVRINAERLAHPNQSLKNTLAQWLPKRLVECLQALEQLPEITLKQLNPVQQTQLENTLQRWRVQPNGTEGYRTAEVTLGGVDTRELSSKTMAANKVPGLYFIGEVVDVTGWLGGYNFQWAWSSAWACAQALG; encoded by the coding sequence GTGGAACAGTTTGACGTAGTGGTTATCGGTGCTGGTGCCGCCGGGCTTTTCTGTGCCTCACAGGCCGGTCAACGTGGGCTACGGGTGTTACTGGTGGATAATGGTAAAAAACCCGGACGTAAAATATTAATGTCCGGCGGCGGGCGCTGCAACTTCACCAATGTACACACCGAACCGGCTGCTTACTTGTCCCACAATCCCCATTTCTGCAAATCTGCGCTGGCACGCTACACCCAGTGGGATTTTATCGATCTGGTGAACCGCCACGGCATCGCGTACCACGAGAAAACGCTGGGACAATTGTTCTGCGATGATTCGGCACAGCAGATTGTCGATATGCTGATGAAAGAGTGTGAATATGGCAATGTCACCCTGAGGTTGCGTAGCGAAGTGTTATCGGTAGAGAAACAACAACAGTTTCAGGTTCAGCTCACACAAGAGATGGTGCAGACACCCGCGCTGGTGATTGCCAGCGGTGGACTTTCCATGCCAGGGCTTGGTGCCTCGCCGTTTGGTTATCAGTTGGCCCAGCAGTTTGGCATCAACGTACTCCCCACCCGGGCCGCACTGGTGCCCTTTACGTTGCATAAACCGCTGCTGGAACAGTTGCAAACCCTCTCTGGCGTTTCGGTACCCGCCATCGTGACAGCCGAAAACGGCACCAGCTTTCGCGAGAATATTCTGTTTACTCATCGCGGCCTCTCTGGTCCGGCGATCCTTCAGCTTTCCAGTTACTGGCAAGCGGGAGAATTCGTCACCATCAACCTGCTTCCCAGCATCGATCTGGCGGTGCGTATCAATGCGGAACGACTTGCACACCCCAATCAAAGCCTGAAAAACACGCTGGCACAGTGGCTACCCAAGCGGCTGGTGGAATGCCTGCAAGCGCTGGAACAACTGCCGGAGATCACCCTGAAACAGCTTAATCCTGTCCAGCAGACGCAACTGGAGAACACGCTACAACGTTGGCGGGTTCAACCCAACGGCACCGAGGGTTATCGCACGGCAGAAGTGACGCTGGGTGGTGTGGACACGCGAGAGCTGTCCTCCAAAACCATGGCAGCCAACAAGGTTCCGGGACTTTACTTTATCGGCGAAGTGGTGGACGTCACCGGCTGGCTTGGCGGCTACAACTTCCAGTGGGCCTGGAGTTCTGCCTGGGCCTGCGCGCAGGCGCTGGGGTGA
- the pitA gene encoding inorganic phosphate transporter PitA, giving the protein MLHLFAGIDFHTGLMLILALLFVLIYEAINGFHDTANAVATVIYTRAMRAQLAVVMAGVFNFFGVLLGGLSVAYAIVHLLPTDLLLNVSSVHGLVMVFSMLLAAIIWNLGTWYFGLPASSSHTLIGSIIGIGLTNALLTDTSVVDALNIPKMISIFLSLILSPIVGLVMAGLLVYLLRRYWSGNKKRLRIHMTPAEREKQDGKRKPPFWTRTALILSAVGVSFSHGANDGQKGIGLIMLVLIGVAPAGFVVNMNASGYDISRTRDAVFNLQEYYQSHGAELAHVIALSEPLIPSPNETIPGNGLPGFHCDSSRVMTAIDHTMRLLGNLKSYDELSGDSRAQVRRLLMCISDSIDRTIKLPETSLEDQHLLSNFRKDLLKTVEYAPVWIIVAVAMALSLGTMVGWKRVATTIGEKIGKKGMTYAQGLAAQVTAALSIGIASYTGMPVSTTHVLSSAVAGTMIVDGGGVQSRTVKNILLAWVFTLPVSLVLSGVIYWLMLKLI; this is encoded by the coding sequence ATGCTACATTTATTCGCCGGCATTGATTTTCATACCGGTCTGATGTTGATACTGGCTTTGTTGTTTGTATTGATCTATGAAGCGATTAATGGCTTCCACGATACAGCCAATGCGGTCGCTACCGTTATCTATACCCGCGCTATGCGTGCACAGCTTGCTGTTGTGATGGCCGGGGTATTTAACTTCTTTGGTGTACTACTGGGTGGGCTTAGCGTCGCGTATGCGATTGTTCACCTGCTTCCCACGGATTTGTTGCTGAATGTCAGTTCTGTCCACGGTCTGGTGATGGTATTTTCCATGCTGCTGGCGGCGATTATCTGGAACTTGGGGACCTGGTATTTCGGTCTGCCGGCCTCCAGTTCTCATACACTGATCGGTTCCATCATCGGTATTGGTTTAACCAATGCGTTGCTGACGGATACTTCGGTAGTGGATGCGCTCAACATTCCTAAAATGATCAGTATTTTCCTGTCGTTGATCCTTTCTCCGATTGTCGGCCTGGTGATGGCTGGATTGTTGGTGTATCTGTTACGTCGCTACTGGAGTGGCAATAAAAAGCGGCTGCGCATTCACATGACGCCTGCCGAACGCGAAAAACAGGATGGTAAACGGAAGCCACCGTTCTGGACTCGTACTGCGCTGATTCTGTCTGCCGTGGGGGTGAGTTTTTCCCATGGTGCGAACGATGGTCAGAAAGGTATTGGTCTTATCATGTTGGTGCTGATTGGTGTGGCGCCGGCCGGGTTCGTCGTCAATATGAATGCTTCTGGCTATGACATTAGCCGCACCCGTGATGCAGTGTTTAACCTGCAGGAATATTACCAGTCCCATGGGGCTGAGTTGGCGCACGTGATTGCTCTCTCGGAACCGCTGATTCCGTCACCGAATGAAACCATTCCTGGTAACGGTCTGCCGGGGTTTCATTGTGATAGTTCCCGCGTGATGACGGCAATTGACCACACAATGCGTCTGCTGGGTAATCTGAAAAGCTACGATGAGCTCTCTGGCGACAGTCGTGCTCAAGTGCGTCGTTTGCTGATGTGTATTTCTGATTCTATTGATCGCACCATCAAGTTGCCGGAAACTTCGTTAGAAGATCAGCACTTGTTGAGCAATTTTCGTAAGGATTTGCTGAAAACGGTCGAATATGCACCGGTTTGGATCATTGTCGCTGTGGCGATGGCGCTGTCACTGGGTACGATGGTGGGTTGGAAACGTGTAGCCACGACTATCGGTGAGAAGATTGGCAAGAAAGGCATGACGTATGCGCAGGGGCTTGCCGCACAGGTAACCGCCGCATTGTCGATTGGTATTGCCAGCTATACCGGGATGCCGGTATCGACCACTCACGTTCTTTCTTCCGCCGTGGCGGGAACCATGATTGTTGATGGTGGCGGAGTGCAGAGCAGGACTGTGAAAAATATCCTGCTGGCGTGGGTCTTCACGCTGCCGGTATCGTTGGTACTTTCTGGTGTGATCTATTGGTTGATGTTGAAACTGATTTAA
- the uspB gene encoding universal stress protein UspB, translated as MMSTFALFWALCVVCIINMARYYSSLRVLLLILRDCDPLLYQYVDGGGFFTSHGQPSKQIRLVRYIYTQRYIEHHDPEFIRRCERVRGQFLLTTALCGLVIVSLIAMLIWY; from the coding sequence ATGATGAGTACATTTGCGCTTTTCTGGGCCTTATGTGTCGTCTGTATCATCAATATGGCGCGATATTATTCTTCATTACGCGTACTACTGCTGATACTGCGGGACTGTGATCCACTCCTGTATCAATACGTAGATGGAGGCGGTTTTTTTACCTCTCACGGTCAACCAAGCAAGCAAATTCGGCTGGTACGTTATATCTACACCCAACGCTACATTGAACACCACGACCCAGAATTTATCCGCCGCTGCGAACGGGTCCGCGGCCAGTTTCTGCTGACCACCGCGCTTTGCGGACTGGTGATAGTTAGCTTGATTGCCATGTTAATCTGGTATTGA
- the uspA gene encoding universal stress protein UspA, with protein sequence MAYKHILIAVDLSPESKVLVEKAVSMARPYDAKVSLIHVDVNYSDLYTGLIDVNLGDMQQRISEETQNALRDLSQNAGYPITETLSGSGDLGQVLVDAIRKYGVDLVLCGHHQDFWSKLMSSARQLINTVHIDMLIVPLRDDDEE encoded by the coding sequence ATGGCTTACAAACACATTCTTATCGCTGTTGATCTGTCACCGGAAAGCAAGGTGTTAGTAGAAAAAGCTGTTTCAATGGCAAGGCCGTATGATGCTAAAGTTTCGTTAATTCATGTAGATGTGAATTACTCCGATCTTTATACCGGGTTGATTGATGTCAATTTGGGTGATATGCAACAGCGTATTTCTGAAGAGACGCAGAATGCACTGCGAGATCTGTCTCAGAATGCAGGTTATCCGATTACTGAAACGCTGAGTGGTAGCGGTGATTTAGGACAGGTATTAGTGGATGCTATTCGGAAATACGGTGTGGATCTGGTGTTGTGCGGTCACCATCAGGATTTCTGGAGCAAACTGATGTCATCTGCGCGCCAACTGATCAATACCGTTCACATCGATATGTTGATTGTGCCATTGCGGGATGATGACGAAGAATAA